From Impatiens glandulifera chromosome 7, dImpGla2.1, whole genome shotgun sequence:
aaatttacaaaattagaaaattaaatataattaatatatatatagttaaggctgttaaattttaaaatcagcaattatatgaaatgaaaaatacgacattttataattgtaagaaaaattagaaaattacgAATTACCCTTTTTGTATATAAACTATGCATTTCTAATCAActtaaatttttctaaaaataaatatgaatgaccatctgccaattgatttttttttttttaaatctgaaGACATCTATTTACGCAAAAGAATATGGCTGAAACTGATGAGTTGCTATATTCTGTTTCAAAATAGTTGTGCAtgttatacatttaaaaattaattaaaaaattaaccagtgattttaaaaaagttaattaaaaaaataatgatgtgggcttttttaaattttatctagtttatataaattttaacttttattacattatttttgttctaataatttaactaaaataaatttatttataaacaatttaattaacctgtatttattttttacaaaaacctcAAATATAATTGGATAAGTAATTGGGTGGGAATAAAAAATGCAACTAATTAATTAGGTGGAATTCAAACTTTAGCTCAAATTTAGGAGGAGAGATCCTCTGTTACCAAAATACCTCTAGGAACAGAAGCATTTTGGTGCAGCGGATCTAGCCTCCAAATTTAGGCATTGTTTTAGGCTAATTATTTgggaaataataatttaattgtgtaatatatataaataattaaatttaaaatatatttaattgataataaattattatattaataaaaatattttaaaaactaacgAAGTgctaaataataaacaaaatcaattcGTGAATTCAGAAATtcaaattagattatttttaaacctCCCTCATTATTAGTGTACACACAGAAAAAAGAATTCAATTTTTCATCATGGAGATCTTTAAAGAATGAGCTATGCATAAGaacaattcaataattttataaatatttatctacttttttttaaatatcttggcaaaattcatatataataaaatattcgaCAAAAATGCAATTTATTAACTCTTTTAGTTCAATTTCaactaattcatatttaatttctaaaaaaaaatctaactaGTTAATGTTGTATTAACTATTAAACACacttaacatgtttttttttttttttttttttttctggttTAGTGTTTAAATAGAACAAATTTTGGATTCTAAAACCAATGTTATattcaaacacaaataaattgttcattatattaataaatgtacCAAGAACAATTTTCGGAACTTATTTATAAGTCAAATATCTAATTGATCCTCAAAATTACATTATTACCATTCTAATcgtctaactaaaatacttttattttattttatttttataaaattcaaattttaaaaacgaaattaattatagtatttatttttttaaaaaggctAAAAAACCGACCTCTCCAATATAATCGGATAAATAATTGGGTGGGATTCAAATTCCAGCTTTATGGCCTTGTTTGATGGGATTAATCAAATTTGGCATACAACTTCAatcttttttaaatcaaattatccataaaattaaaataaaaacaaaacatgaaaaaaaaagttcaaaataaaaaaattaataaaacaaaaataaaaatacatttggATGACTCAAGAGTCCAAAAGCAAAAGTCCTTTAGAAGAACCAATCATCATGTTTTTTTGGATCAGCATTATGAAGGATCTTAACggctttttttttattatctgcAGTAAATAAAACAGAATgcttttgtaaaaaatattatgataaaaattttgaattaaccTTAATAAACATTACATATATTCATAACGAttcttcatgtttttttttatagagacTGTATTTCTCTATCTTAAAATTACTCTCCTTATACTAGATCCACTTTTCTTGTATTTTCCCTCTATCCAACTCACAATTAGCTGAAATCTAAAAAAGTAAGAAGGAAGATTagatttttattaacataaaaactttaaacaatagaattataaaaaataaaggattAAATACATACCACAAATGAATTAGAGTTTGATCGAATCAAGTCAAGTCGGCGCCACTATCATCATAATTTCTCTTCCTCCGTTTTGGGAGGTGGTTCATTTAGATCAAACCTAGGAGGATGTATGATCCCGGTCGGATTGGACTGGGTCTGGCTAGTCTCACCACGGGTCAAGTGGACCCTAATGTGACCTTCAAGGGCCTGACCACTTTGGAATGTCTTTTTACATTTTCTGCATTGATGAAGTCGAcgaggagaagaaggagaaggagaagggcTAGATTTGTTTGTGAATGTATCTGTAAGCATCAGCAGAGCTTCAACAGCGTCATGTATATCTGGATCATAAACCTCCACCTCCTCCGGCCCAGCCCTCAAATCAGAATGAAGCTGTAGATGATTCTCTTTGAATGAATCTGAATGGATCCTCATGTGTCCGTATAGAGATTTATTGGAAGGGAAATTCCTTTCACAGAACGAACAATAATAGATTacaattagattattattgaaactgaccttctttttctttttcttgttcaTGTCAACTTCTTTGGATGTTGTGTTCTCGGGTGGGTCGTGGATTCTTACGTGGCCGTAAAGAGCTTTTGAAGAGTGGAATAGTTTCAAGCATAAATgacatatatatttctcttcaaATTTCTCTTCAAATTTATCTTGTTCATCGTCCATGGTAGCTAgctcaaataaattttatctctcttgtattttgaattttatagaAGGAGGGAGAAAGAGAGGGAGAGAAGTAGAGAAGGAATTTAAAATGTGTGAACTATTTGTAAGTAATGGTAGGGAGCAacaattttgtatataaaatatttattatttattttgtttttattaaaaatttctcTCAAATTATTAGGTGGGGAACTTGGTAAGGGAATgacttttcttaattttatttgctgaaaaaatcaaataatttctctctttcctcccatttttctctttttcaaggTGATGGTAAGTCattcaccaaattccctcaccaaattctctctctatcacttctcttaatttacatattttaagaataataataattagaaaaattaataaatcaatatatatatatatattatatttaataaatatatataagagagaataagaaattaaatataaaaattattaattttttttaatttaactaatttttttatgtatttttaaaataagtaataataatgtgaatggataaaatatataaatgtctattttgaatatatatatatatatatatatatatatatatatatatatatattattgatattaatttctctcttttatttttccttaaaagtctACCTTtgcacggataaaaatatatacaaaattttttatctataaatattttaaataaaattaatatgattcaaatctaattaatttaaaatttgattttattatttaaaattaagtttaatataaacgtaatgttaacatatattttattctctcgccacttatttaacttttatcttGTGACTAACACACTTTTTAATATGCTTATTTTATCTCCTAGGCAAACCATCAACTAGTctacctcaattgatgacacataTCTTATCACTcatcaaactcaaccactaattcataattaaccattatcttgtgactcatagTTTTTTCATATACCTCTTTATCCTTTTGGCAAAACACTCATtaaccataatcttgtgactcacactttttcatatgactCTTTATTCCTTGACAAACCACTCACTAATCTTAGccaacctctcttttactctaacttcaacaaattaacaaccaatctcaattgatcacacactTCTTATCCATCGCCAAAACACAACCACTAACCCCTTAACtaaccatcatcttgtgactcactttttcatgtttttttatccCCTCATATGCTTTTTATCCATTCGTCAAACCACCCACTaactctaatcttgtgacctactaaccctaatcttgtgactcGCACCTTTCATGTCTCTTTATTCCTCgacaaattttaaaagttgGGCCACTAAGAATGACttcttgaaaatctaaatttacatattttagtgTTCAATATGtagttttaaacataaaatgtgAACACTCTAACCGTTTAAACTATTTGagactttaaaataattttattattttgtgtatatatattttatattacttattagttaatttttatgttaataaaaaattatatacgaTGAGagataaaaatgtataattaaagataaaatatatttatattaaattaattattaaaaacaatataatatatatatataaagtaactatatttaatatatatatatatattattaataaaaaaatgaggagtgatagagtgagggaatttggtgagggaattacgccttcattggttggaaaatgtaaaagtgggaggaaagagagaaaagagagaaattatttgattttttcatcgaataagattatgccacgtcattccctcaccaatttcccttaccaaattccctcacctaatcatttctctaaaaaaatatattatatatatattatatataattttttattatataattaattaaaataagataataaataattaagaaagagaaattagttattattatttaaaaattatatatatatatatatatattgtttaaatataattaattattaatatacaacataaatttgtcatttacttttgttttttatttatattaagatgCTAGCTTTGAATCTTTACATTTTAATggattatgtatatataaataaatggatGATTGGGAAGAGAATTTGAGAAAGGGAATAACGTGTCACTACATCActaattgaaaaaatgataaaatatgaggagaaagaagaaagagaaattttgttattttttaactaatcaaATGGGCCACATCATTCTCTCTCCCATTCcttttctcaaattctctctcctaatcatttctcatatatatatatatatatataaataattaaatagttttatttcaaattaacttattaaaaatagatacaACTTCTTACACATTCATACAAATTTACTAAAAGTATTGTTTTCATAAGCagttgaataatatttcatagTTAACTCATGattgtaaaacaaattaattgtttaaacattacaaattgacatatttattttcttacaaatttacagttattaaacatgttaatgcttttatatattttttaaataaaacatgtcAATCCTGAAGTCACACAATTTCTTAGCCTTTCTTACAATAATTTCAACAGTTTTCTTCTGAGTTAAAATTTCTCTTCAACCAACCCTAGATACGCACAAGGAAAACATATCCACCAAAAtggtttctttttctttattacaTGGGAAAGTTTACTTTGATGAAATGTAATCGTCAAAACTTTTAAAAGTATGCATTCACTCTAAGCTAGACAAAActctttctattatatatatatatatatatatatatatcacaagacttttattttaaaaatggtgAGACAATATAACTATGTTTTAACACAAAAGGGAATTTGGCTgttgaaaattattaaaaaaaagtctgGTCCAATTTGTAATTAGATGTTTTGTAGTgcaagtttaatatatttttaaagaaaataagattttaaaaatatttattgtaaacTATATCACTAAaagttgaaaatttaaaaaaatgtaatattttttcaaattttttataaatataatattgcaACTATTATTGATAATATCACTACGATTTTATAACGCGAatgtttacaaattatttaataaaaactatatttctattatatattgtaacacataatatataaataaaaatgtcaaagttgcaaaattaattttgaagtaattagtttttgataattaattttttaataacacAAATTAATAATCTCTCCAATAACTAGTGCGGTAATAAtgtgataaaatattgtaaccCTGGAAAAATGTTTTAGTTCCGCGGCAAACTCGAGATTCTAGAATTTCAACATCGATTTGcgtattaagatttttttttaataatatattattatttaaaaggattttaaaaaatttctaacaaaattttgaaattaattaaaaataattaatttgggtttaaGTTTGAATAATCCAAGGATGTGTGGtaatcaaattatgatttgatttttagaaatcctttatttaaatttattaaaaacaattaattaaaagattatttatttgaaacaagctcgccaatttattttgaaaatcaataaaagaaaatggcatacgtgtacaaacgtattagCAAGAGTATATTTTTAGTTCGTGGTTTGGTGATACTAGGAAAAGGGCTTCGCACTTCATCCTTCCTACCTATTTTAAAAACGgtatctacttataaatttgacttttgaaaattggttatatcaaattttattttaaccggtaATTTTTCTGGTCTTAGGTATGCATAGgttttaatgttattaaaataattgtaacaacaattattGAAATACTGGTACATGCTGTGAATGGCGTTGACTAAGGAGGAAAATACCTGAAAAACATTAGTTTAAAatgcattagggtttaaaaataaatcatacataagcctttgtcaaaatattttttgtgaaaatataacaaaaatattttgaaaatattttttaatttttcgagagttttagaaaatgatttgataaTTTTGGAGTTTTAAAAtaggaaccaaacaggccttaggactaaTGTCCTAAGTCCTAGATCATTTTACTAGTCTAAGGCTAAGAGCCTTCGATCCTAGGTCAGAGATCTCTCGATTTGGGTTCGGGATCCTCGGTCGGGGTGCGGGAGTCCCTCGGTCGGGATGTTAAGGCCTCTCGGTCCTCGactagaattctcggtcgggttCTCGATCAGATGCCTCGGTCTTGGGTGGAATCCATCAGTCTTGGGTTCAAGAGTTCTCGGTCCGGTACGAGACTCTTCGGTCCTAAATATGACTTctcggttggacctctcggtattgggtggaagtcatcggtcaTAGGTGTAGGAGTTTTCGATtgggtgcgagactcctcggtcTTAGGTCTGACTTATAGTTCAGACCTTTCGGTCctcaagaaaatcaaaattgcaggttttgcaattttgatggaggtTTGAATACTTTGATCCAAGAGTCTATGTATCTTCAGAAATCTCACGAGAACAATTAGAACATCATCCCATTGTATCAATCAACCTGGGTGATGATCAACTTACTCAAAACAGTTTGTCGCCAAAAAATcgggttttggttttaaagttggTTTGTAGTGTAAGGAGCTATCTAATAACTTCCTaatacttcatatacttgattgatatcAAAACATGAACACATATTGTTCATTTGAACCGATTCAAGAACcctaaattttcatttattttgaaaattttgattttgatcaaacatgatcggtatggatcaaacatgattcaaatagttgtccaacatcattagaaacatattGGGAAGTATTTTGAGCTGTTGTTCTCGAGGaataacccaagaacaacaaactcgatttttgaaattttaaaattcaaatttgagtgtTTTTTAAGGTTGATTGAAGAATCATAAATAGAAAGCTTAGAAATTATCCTATGATCGTTTTCCAATCCTAAAATTCAATAACCAGAAGATATACACacttatgaaaattgaaatataaaaattttaatttcaagctagaagtatgaattaaaagataattggaagcataccaaggattggagaacactccttataCCTTAAGATTGCTTTTTGAATGCCTAGATCCAAGTTTTAGAGCCTTACacagaaattttaaataatttgaaacttTGAGCTCCAATGATGGATCTTTGATTTCTTTCGATTCTTGCTTAATCTATTTTcatatcatatataaaatttgttcaATGCCTTCTCTTCTTTGAGGGTTAAGATGTTATCTCTTTGCTTCAGAATTATtgagggaggctatttatagcatCTTGAAGTCGGTTAGAgcttcaagtggatcgaatcatCCAAAAGcattaatgacattttggtTGTTTTTCATCCAACTTATTGATATAAGTCATGATTATAATCATATATGtagggaaatgatcaccgtggtagGGTGATGATTTTCACCTTTTTAACGGAGTCAATCCATTCAGAACGACGAAATTccatatttgaaaatcaaagatGGATGCGGATGGTTATCCTTCCGGCGTCGCGATGAAGAAGGTGATCGGAGGATGAAATGACGACGTTTTGAGTGAGAACGCGGATGATAAATCATGTCTAATGATTGCACAAATCATTAAAATCAGTAAATGATTGCACAAATCACAAATAAGTCACAAGTCACAAATAAGtcaataacataattaaaattttgtaaataaaattatgatttacaTACTTCATCCAGACTCTAATACCAGAATACTCAACAAATGCAAATGGTAAATCATGTCTAATGATTGCACAGATCAGTAGCTCAAATGAAACTTTTTGTCTATTTTCTTAGACTTCATCTTTCCATCTTGATTAAGAATTATTTGTCATACGTCGTGAAACTTCAATTTGTTGCAAGTTTTAACATGACGCCACAATGTAGAAGTCTCATAATGTTTACCTTcacatttatattgttttttgcATCAATTACATTCAACTTTTTCTATTATCGGTACccttcattttcttaaaatacatccaaatatcaaaatattccCTAGACTTTTTAGATAACCCTTCATCATGCTTAGCactttcaaattcatcaacatCCAAATTAATAACTTGATTTTGAGAGGAGTTCATTTcgaaaattaatgttatttaacAGAACATTAAGTTTCAGACTTTCGGTGTGAAGTTTTAGAATTGGAACTAAGTTTGAATCCACGAACCCTTGAAAGTGAGAACGAAAAGAAGAAATAAGTAGTCGACTGCTGATGGAATGGACGAAGTTTTAAGTATTGACTGTTGCAATGCTACAtgggagagaaaaaaaactagAGCCATGTGGCATATGCCTATAAGGCTATAAAtcagattagatttttttttgtcaacctGTGGCCAAACCAAGCCCAACCGCCTAGGCCCTCGACCCGAGCGGGTTGGCCCGTGTAGGCCAACTTCCTAATGAGTTGCTAATATTTCAACCAAAACCGTCTAAATTGTTTGGCGGGGTAGGCCAACCTAACAGGCCTATCCAAATTGACGGGGTAGGCCAACCTAACGGGCCTAACCCAAATTGACGGCTCTACTTGggtactttaattttgaatatttattagttttacttttaaatttatcttttataaaaaacacttttctcattttagtttacaattttgtataaaatgagTGTAATCAAACATTTATCaacatattattttcaaaacacTAATAAGAATGACCATAActtttcatttacatttttaaagTACACTAAATTCAGTAAATTTGACATATTAATTAAcagtaaaatcataaaaaaaaatgtttgaagaacacatttaactaatttaattttattcattaggTGACAATTACATTGATCAATATTACACAATTTCTCACTAAAATCTTATTTCATCTTAATTTAACCgtacattatttgaaaaacaaaaatctttTACTGATACTAGAGTATTAGTAACGTTTCCCACAGTGACCTTGAGGTCCATAGGAACACATTTAACTAATCTTTTAATGATACTAGAGTATTTCTACTTTACcgatataattgttttttttaatttaatatgctTTTTAGGTAtaaaggtataataccgatatctatcgaaattaaggtatatcaaaATCAAGATAAGGttaatgtatgaattttttgtaaaCCGAAATTAAGATATACTGAAATCAACGTATACTGAAATAAATGTAAGGTAAGgtaatgtatgaattttttgtataccgaaattttcgATAATGTATAAagtatgaataaaacattaaggtatcCTTGATTTAATACTTCAAATAGTAAAAGAAATTtgataataagatattttttaaaattccgAGAATTAGTTCAATGAGATGATTTTGTTCTCATTTAGTaatacataatataaaaatattatacaatttcATTAGACTAGTAAATGTTTTTACAGATATTTATGAAAACCATATAccacaaaatgaataaattatttgtattcatGTATATCAATGACATGCAATTGtgataaagtaaaaataaaaataggaatCTAAATCTTTGTTACAATACAACACTTCAAAAACCTAAATAtcaattatgaaaaattaaagaaagtCTCCCTATATATGATTTAAGGTTGCATGTGCTCAGAGCCGGCCCCAAGgtttgggctgccctagcctCGGTAGAAaaagtttgatatattttttttgcccTAAGTCTAGTTTttaaaatcgataaaaaaatattcgttTAAGTGAGATTTGAACCCATAACCACATTGAAACTTTAAATGTATAGCTTGAAACACCGAGCTACTaccatttatgtttaaaattgcaataaatatatataaatattttgatatttttaacaaatgggcTGCTTTTTATTGATTATTGGGAAATAAGTTACagattattgatttttaaattatctatactaagttaattgtttaaatataattaattattcattaactattttaatatacaacataaatatgtcttttatttttgttgggtTATCGATTTTCTGGTTTATATCATAAACAATTCCGCGATCCAACCGAACTAATAGTTTACTGATTTCATTTAACCGGTTTTTAATATACAACATAAATATGTTCTGCGACAATCTCGAGGTTCGATAATTTCAACCTCgatttgtatattaatttttttttaaataaaacattgttttaaaatattttaaataatttttaataactttttgaaattaattacaCTATTAAAATGCACATTTACCAAGAAACATCGTCGAGATCGAAAAAATTCTCATGGTGAGAACAAATGAGTgctttcaataaaaaaatataattataattgagaGCAAAATGAATGTTgctctcttttaaaaaaaaatatatactttataatatatatatatatatatatatatatataataataatctatttaaatattttttttattaattaatcttttaattcaaaattcaatttcatattcaatttaaaaaaaaattaatatataataataattaaatttaaagtactcagagagaattttaaaataccCGTAAAGGATTCTTGgacataattaatttgaatatttatataacaaaaaaatgaatatttagatCGAATTTGATTATAAACCCAAccttcaaataatataaaataatggaTATGGGTAtaagttatacaaaatatatttcatttaattattatttttatttaataaaaaaatatatttatattaaaaattaatgaatgcATACTTAATTATaagaacttaaaaaatatatatatatgaaaagtcattttctttttcactttatttattttataatatatatatttttaacaatctatttaaataattttttttattaatggtcactttatatatatatataatttttttattaattattttataatatatatatttatattatatatatttatattatatatataactaaattattattttaactctttttttaaacttttatatatatttttaaaaatagattttttatttttatattattggtactttaattttgagtatttattagtcctacttttaaatttatcttttataaaagttttcatttttggttatgta
This genomic window contains:
- the LOC124909860 gene encoding zinc finger protein ZAT2-like encodes the protein MDDEQDKFEEKFEEKYICHLCLKLFHSSKALYGHVRIHDPPENTTSKEVDMNKKKKKKVSFNNNLIVIYYCSFCERNFPSNKSLYGHMRIHSDSFKENHLQLHSDLRAGPEEVEVYDPDIHDAVEALLMLTDTFTNKSSPSPSPSSPRRLHQCRKCKKTFQSGQALEGHIRVHLTRGETSQTQSNPTGIIHPPRFDLNEPPPKTEEEKL